In Helianthus annuus cultivar XRQ/B chromosome 9, HanXRQr2.0-SUNRISE, whole genome shotgun sequence, the following are encoded in one genomic region:
- the LOC110879435 gene encoding pre-mRNA-splicing factor SLU7-A: MASDLPDNHRKKRKMQKYSTPNNEVTPFRKAAFKSREDHRKQIELEEARKAGLAPAEVDEDGNEINPHIPRYMSSAPWYLNAERPSLKHQRKWKLDPNNKNCWYDRGAKTFQADKFRKGACENCGAITHTSKTCMERPRKAGAKLTGKNIAPDEKIETFDLDYDGKRDPWNGYDAASYAHVIDRYEARDEARKKYLKEQQLKKLEEKNDSDGEDGLNVDEAKVDESKQMDFAKVEKRVRTTGGGSTGTVRNLRIREDIAKYLVNLDVNSAHYDPKARSMRGDPLPDMDPNEKFYGGDNQNRISGEALEFKQLNVHVWEVFDEGNDVHMQAAPSQAELLNKSYRINKEMLRSKAKEAILEKYGNAAAEDALPRELLLGQSEREVEYDRVGRVI, encoded by the coding sequence CGGCGTTCAAGTCCAGGGAGGATCACAGGAAGCAGATAGAACTGGAAGAAGCGCGTAAAGCCGGGCTTGCACCTGCGGAGGTTGATGAAGACGGAAACGAGATCAATCCACATATTCCTCGGTATATGTCATCTGCTCCTTGGTATCTTAATGCGGAAAGACCGAGTTTAAaacatcaacggaaatggaaacTTGATCCAAATAACAAAAACTGTTGGTACGATAGAGGAGCGAAAACATTTCAAGCTGACAAGTTCAGAAAGGGTGCATGTGAAAACTGTGGAGCCATTACACACACTAGCAAAACCTGCATGGAAAGACCCCGCAAGGCTGGAGCGAAATTGACCGGTAAAAATATAGCACCTGATGAGAAGATCGAGACTTTTGATCTCGATTATGATGGCAAAAGGGACCCGTGGAATGGGTATGATGCAGCGTCGTATGCTCATGTGATTGATCGATATGAAGCTCGAGATGAAGCGCGGAAAAAGTATTTAAAAGAGCAACAGTTGaaaaagcttgaagaaaagaaCGATAGTGATGGTGAAGACGGTTTAAACGTAGATGAAGCGAAAGTTGATGAAAGCAAGCAGATGGATTTTGCTAAGGTCGAGAAACGTGTGCGTACTACTGGCGGTGGGTCCACAGGAACTGTAAGGAACCTCCGTATTCGAGAAGATATAGCTAAATACCTTGTTAATCTTGATGTGAATTCCGCTCATTATGACCCGAAAGCGCGATCCATGCGTGGGGATCCGCTGCCAGATATGGATCCGAATGAGAAGTTTTATGGTGGGGATAATCAAAATAGAATAAGCGGTGAAGCTTTGGAGTTTAAGCAGCTGAATGTACATGTTTGGGAAGTTTTTGACGAGGGGAATGATGTGCACATGCAAGCGGCTCCTTCACAAGCTGAATTGTTGAACAAAAGTTATAGGATTAATAAAGAAATGTTGAGATCGAAAGCGAAGGAGGCGATTTTGGAAAAGTATGGGAATGCGGCTGCTGAAGACGCGCTTCCAAGAGAGCTGTTATTGGGTCAGAGTGAGAGAGAAGTTGAGTATGATCGCGTTGGCAGGGTTATTTAG